The following coding sequences lie in one Heyndrickxia oleronia genomic window:
- a CDS encoding catalase, protein MSKDTNQPINQTNEEHEDTLTNRQGHPITNNQSIRTVGNRGPATLENYDFIEKISHFDRERIPERVVHARGAGAHGYFEAYGTCGDEPISKYTRAKLFQEKGKKTPVFVRFSTVIHGGHSPETLRDPRGFAVKFYTEDGNWDLVGNNLKIFFIRDAIKFPDMIHAFKPDPITNLQDNERFFDFCCNSPETFHMVTFVYSPWGIPANYRMMQGSGVNTYKWVNSAGEAVLVKYHWEPKQGIKNLTQKEAEEIQATNFNHATQDLYDAIERGDYPEWELFVQIMSDDAHPELDFDPLDDTKLWPDDQFPWRKVGKMVLNKNPEDYFTEVEQAAFGTGVLVDGLDFSDDKMLQGRTFSYSDTQRYRVGANYLQLPINAPKKRVATNQSGGQMQYKVDRAPGQNPHVNYEPSILGGLKEAKQYGKEYTPQIEGQLVRESIDRQSNTKQAGETYRSFEQWEKDELISNLVSGLAPCDKRIQEKMIALAEEADEEYGRRLREGLTQASKSGSSQKPLGNKDADKAPEKAINKGHEADPY, encoded by the coding sequence ATGTCTAAGGACACAAACCAACCAATCAATCAAACAAATGAAGAACATGAAGACACATTAACAAACAGACAAGGGCATCCAATTACGAATAACCAGAGCATTCGTACAGTAGGAAATCGTGGACCCGCTACATTAGAGAATTATGATTTTATTGAAAAGATTAGCCATTTTGATCGTGAACGAATTCCAGAGCGAGTTGTTCATGCACGTGGTGCAGGGGCACATGGATATTTTGAAGCTTATGGTACATGTGGAGATGAACCAATTTCTAAATATACGCGAGCCAAATTATTTCAAGAAAAAGGGAAAAAAACACCTGTCTTTGTACGTTTTTCGACGGTTATTCATGGCGGACATTCACCTGAAACATTAAGGGACCCAAGGGGGTTTGCTGTAAAATTTTATACAGAGGACGGAAATTGGGATTTAGTAGGGAATAACCTTAAAATCTTCTTTATCCGTGATGCAATTAAATTTCCAGATATGATTCATGCTTTTAAACCTGACCCAATAACAAACCTCCAAGATAATGAAAGATTTTTTGACTTTTGCTGCAATTCTCCAGAAACCTTTCATATGGTCACATTTGTTTATTCTCCTTGGGGAATTCCAGCTAATTATCGAATGATGCAGGGTTCTGGTGTGAATACATATAAATGGGTGAACAGTGCAGGGGAAGCTGTACTTGTAAAATATCATTGGGAGCCAAAACAAGGGATTAAGAATTTGACACAAAAAGAAGCAGAAGAAATACAAGCAACTAATTTTAATCATGCAACACAAGATTTATATGATGCAATTGAAAGAGGCGATTATCCAGAATGGGAATTATTTGTTCAAATCATGAGCGATGATGCGCATCCAGAACTAGATTTCGATCCATTGGATGATACAAAGCTATGGCCTGACGATCAATTCCCTTGGAGAAAAGTAGGAAAAATGGTGCTTAATAAAAACCCAGAGGATTATTTTACCGAAGTAGAGCAAGCGGCATTTGGGACAGGTGTACTTGTCGATGGGCTTGACTTCTCAGATGATAAAATGCTTCAGGGTCGTACTTTTTCTTACTCTGATACACAACGGTATCGAGTAGGTGCGAATTATTTACAGCTCCCAATTAATGCGCCCAAAAAACGTGTAGCCACAAACCAAAGTGGCGGACAAATGCAATATAAGGTAGATCGTGCACCTGGACAAAATCCTCATGTGAATTATGAACCATCTATTTTAGGTGGATTAAAAGAAGCAAAACAATACGGGAAGGAATATACACCTCAGATTGAAGGCCAATTAGTACGCGAATCCATCGATCGCCAAAGTAATACGAAACAAGCAGGAGAAACTTACCGAAGCTTTGAACAGTGGGAAAAAGATGAATTAATATCAAATCTTGTTTCTGGACTTGCTCCTTGTGATAAAAGAATCCAAGAGAAAATGATCGCTCTTGCTGAAGAAGCAGATGAAGAATATGGACGTAGGCTAAGAGAAGGTTTGACTCAAGCATCTAAAAGTGGTTCCAGTCAAAAGCCACTTGGAAATAAGGATGCAGATAAAGCACCTGAAAAAGCCATCAATAAAGGTCATGAGGCTGATCCATACTAA
- a CDS encoding ArsR/SmtB family transcription factor, which yields MVELGENILIIQSPVFEQLSSMFIIQDYANKQTKRELNGELQKWVDEKVRSIPQILKDELEVFFSQETFIGLSMIRYAYETNCYQSLEKFIQQIESDSAHHIFEHFLETGFTPTEVSDIHDFTEVRLFIKNTSLPENEKWKLTYLYVDIENTKNRFISLMKQFYEFYFKTDLPYFLKKQQENIDYLKGKQIFSTREKVGEAFPVIPSYVIENKAMKLILSPSYFYDTSSLSSDSEQSFIYHYGINEYDSNTKNKMSLDDVLDAIKIVADEKRIRIIMLLNKAPRYGYELAQTLSLSNSTISHHLSTLHSIGIVYSMRIENKVYYQLNKDKLKELMETLTKSLLE from the coding sequence ATGGTAGAGCTGGGAGAAAATATTCTTATTATTCAATCACCTGTGTTTGAACAGCTTTCATCTATGTTTATTATCCAAGATTACGCAAATAAGCAGACTAAACGAGAACTAAACGGGGAACTTCAAAAGTGGGTAGACGAGAAGGTGCGAAGTATTCCCCAAATATTGAAGGATGAATTAGAAGTCTTTTTTAGCCAAGAAACGTTTATTGGGTTAAGTATGATTCGATATGCATATGAAACAAATTGTTATCAATCTTTAGAGAAATTTATTCAGCAGATTGAATCGGATTCCGCACATCATATTTTTGAACATTTTCTAGAAACGGGATTCACACCAACTGAAGTATCCGATATTCATGATTTTACAGAGGTTAGACTGTTTATCAAAAATACAAGCTTACCGGAAAATGAAAAATGGAAATTGACTTATTTATATGTTGATATAGAAAATACTAAAAATCGTTTTATCTCATTAATGAAACAATTTTATGAGTTTTACTTTAAAACGGATCTTCCATACTTTTTGAAGAAGCAGCAAGAAAATATTGATTATTTAAAGGGAAAACAAATATTTTCAACGAGGGAAAAGGTTGGAGAGGCATTTCCAGTTATTCCTTCATATGTGATTGAGAATAAAGCGATGAAGCTAATTCTATCTCCATCTTATTTTTATGATACATCATCTCTTTCATCAGATAGTGAGCAGTCATTTATTTACCACTATGGGATAAATGAATATGATTCTAACACCAAAAATAAGATGAGCCTAGATGATGTTTTAGATGCCATTAAAATCGTTGCAGATGAAAAACGTATTAGAATTATCATGCTTTTAAATAAAGCTCCTAGATATGGATATGAGCTTGCCCAGACATTGTCTTTATCTAATTCAACTATTTCTCATCATTTATCCACTTTACATTCGATTGGAATTGTCTATTCTATGAGAATCGAAAATAAAGTTTATTATCAACTTAATAAAGATAAGCTAAAGGAGCTAATGGAAACATTAACAAAATCATTACTAGAGTAA
- a CDS encoding MFS transporter, with product MMKNNVLRNKNFLLLWMGNSVSVLGNRFYNIAIMWYIIETTGSSIALGLSVLCFTIPSVLVMPFVGVLADRNIKKYLLVFSDMINGCIMLAIALFMFFEELPIYLLYLLMIASSLVSAFFSPAIGATIPLIVGKENLPKANSFMQVTNQLSNIIGPALAGILIAVTNMWLLFLINGISFIISAFSEMFLAIPKVDIDHVKRKFYLQFQEGFTYVLRYKKLLHLIIVGGIIINFFLAPLNVFITVLCNQILKVGASGMGIVDAAISVGALSGSLIILLNIMKDRVKMVIFGLSIEGIALLISGVFPESYIALLIFAFILGIGVSMASVGIGTLYQTMVPENKMGRVGSLLSTLSTFIVPFGTMFGSFIINYLSISWILNVSGILVTLAGLSLIITFRKNRGHAADNLSV from the coding sequence ATGATGAAAAATAATGTATTAAGGAATAAAAACTTTCTTCTTTTATGGATGGGCAATAGTGTTTCTGTGCTAGGTAATCGCTTTTATAATATTGCGATTATGTGGTATATCATTGAAACAACAGGTTCGTCCATTGCATTAGGTTTAAGTGTCCTTTGCTTTACTATTCCGTCTGTATTAGTAATGCCTTTTGTAGGAGTTTTAGCAGATAGGAATATTAAAAAGTATCTTCTCGTTTTTTCAGACATGATTAATGGGTGTATCATGCTTGCGATTGCTTTGTTCATGTTTTTTGAGGAGCTACCTATTTATTTATTATATTTACTGATGATTGCTTCATCACTTGTATCTGCTTTTTTTAGTCCAGCGATAGGAGCAACGATACCACTCATAGTAGGAAAAGAGAACTTGCCAAAAGCAAACTCATTTATGCAAGTAACGAATCAACTATCGAATATTATTGGGCCAGCACTTGCAGGAATACTAATAGCAGTTACAAATATGTGGCTCCTATTTTTGATCAATGGGATTTCATTTATTATTTCTGCATTTAGTGAAATGTTCCTTGCGATACCAAAAGTGGACATTGATCATGTGAAAAGAAAATTTTATCTCCAATTTCAAGAAGGATTCACCTATGTTCTACGCTATAAGAAGCTGTTGCACCTAATAATTGTTGGCGGAATCATCATCAATTTTTTCCTAGCACCATTAAATGTATTTATTACTGTCCTATGTAATCAAATACTAAAAGTAGGCGCTAGTGGAATGGGGATCGTGGATGCTGCCATTTCAGTAGGAGCATTATCAGGAAGCCTCATTATATTATTAAACATCATGAAAGATAGAGTAAAAATGGTTATCTTCGGTTTGTCAATTGAAGGAATTGCTTTGCTAATCTCAGGAGTTTTTCCTGAAAGCTATATAGCCCTCCTAATTTTTGCATTTATTTTAGGTATTGGAGTTAGCATGGCAAGTGTTGGCATTGGAACCTTATACCAAACCATGGTCCCAGAAAATAAAATGGGTCGTGTAGGAAGCTTGCTTTCAACCTTGTCAACATTTATCGTACCGTTCGGAACAATGTTTGGTTCTTTTATTATTAACTATTTATCGATCTCATGGATTTTGAATGTATCAGGAATTTTAGTTACATTAGCTGGATTGTCTTTAATCATCACTTTTAGGAAAAACAGGGGACATGCAGCAGATAACTTATCAGTTTAA
- a CDS encoding GNAT family N-acetyltransferase: MIYFETDRLRMRAFETKDLLDFKKMNEDPEVMKYFPKILTHEETTAFYEAIMDEFQSYGYGLYAAELKETGEFIGFIGFHHATFEADFTPCVEIGWRLKKEVWGKGLATEGAKACLEYAEENLQFENVYSFTAEINTRSERIMQKIGLKKVKTFLHPKLELNDPLKPHVLYALKVGD, encoded by the coding sequence TTGATTTACTTTGAAACAGATCGATTACGCATGCGTGCTTTTGAAACAAAAGATTTACTAGATTTTAAGAAAATGAATGAAGACCCTGAGGTGATGAAGTATTTTCCAAAGATACTGACACATGAAGAAACAACAGCATTTTACGAGGCCATCATGGATGAGTTTCAATCCTATGGCTATGGACTATATGCTGCTGAACTAAAGGAAACAGGGGAGTTCATTGGTTTTATTGGATTTCATCACGCAACATTTGAAGCGGATTTCACACCTTGTGTAGAAATTGGCTGGAGATTGAAAAAGGAAGTTTGGGGCAAAGGGCTGGCAACTGAAGGCGCAAAAGCTTGTTTAGAATATGCGGAGGAGAATTTGCAGTTTGAAAATGTGTACAGCTTCACAGCAGAAATTAATACGCGCTCAGAACGAATTATGCAGAAAATTGGTTTAAAAAAGGTCAAAACATTTTTGCATCCGAAGCTTGAACTAAATGATCCATTAAAACCACATGTATTATATGCTTTAAAGGTAGGGGATTAA
- a CDS encoding GNAT family N-acetyltransferase, which yields MKFRQLGANESPPIELLLLADPSRKLVEEYIDRGQCFVAEENGVVHGVYVLLPTRPETIELVNIAVSEKEQGKGIGKKLVNHAIAHAREQGFKTIEIGTANSSISQLALYQKCGFRITGIDRDFFLRHYSEEIYENGIQAIDMIRLSQDLD from the coding sequence ATGAAGTTTAGACAATTAGGAGCTAATGAAAGTCCTCCAATTGAACTTTTATTATTAGCCGATCCGTCACGTAAGCTTGTTGAGGAGTATATTGATCGAGGGCAATGTTTTGTTGCGGAAGAAAATGGTGTAGTCCATGGAGTTTATGTACTTTTACCGACAAGGCCAGAGACGATTGAATTAGTAAATATTGCTGTATCTGAGAAGGAACAAGGAAAGGGAATAGGCAAGAAGTTAGTGAATCATGCGATTGCTCATGCAAGAGAACAAGGGTTCAAAACTATTGAGATTGGAACAGCTAATTCAAGTATTTCACAGCTTGCACTTTACCAGAAATGTGGATTTCGAATAACGGGAATCGATAGAGATTTTTTCCTTCGACATTATTCAGAGGAAATCTATGAAAATGGAATACAGGCAATAGATATGATCCGCTTATCGCAAGATTTGGATTAA
- a CDS encoding histidine phosphatase family protein, whose amino-acid sequence MTKIGFVRHGSTAWNKERRAQGSADIPLDEDGIIQANKLAERLSMENWDVIYSSDLLRARQTAEIISERMGNKQIVLEPRIREVSGGQIEGTIESERIAKWGHNWRELDLGMEDVESVIKRTLPFIQEIQEKHENMNILIVSHGACIQCLIQELVPQVEFEGHLENTSITELNKTSNGWTCNLYNCAKHLDS is encoded by the coding sequence ATGACTAAAATTGGTTTTGTCCGCCATGGAAGTACAGCGTGGAATAAGGAAAGAAGGGCACAGGGAAGTGCTGATATCCCACTCGATGAGGATGGAATTATTCAAGCAAATAAGCTTGCTGAGCGGTTAAGTATGGAAAATTGGGATGTAATATACTCTAGTGATCTTTTACGAGCAAGACAAACAGCGGAAATCATCAGTGAAAGAATGGGCAATAAACAAATTGTTCTAGAACCACGAATTCGTGAAGTGAGTGGTGGTCAAATTGAAGGAACGATTGAATCTGAGAGAATAGCTAAATGGGGTCATAATTGGAGAGAGCTAGATTTAGGTATGGAAGATGTGGAAAGTGTAATTAAAAGAACTTTACCTTTTATTCAAGAAATTCAAGAAAAACATGAAAATATGAATATATTGATTGTTTCACACGGTGCTTGCATTCAATGTCTGATCCAAGAACTAGTCCCACAAGTAGAATTTGAAGGACATTTAGAAAACACATCCATAACAGAACTCAATAAAACATCAAATGGATGGACATGTAATCTATATAATTGTGCGAAGCATCTAGATTCTTAA
- the sspL gene encoding small, acid-soluble spore protein L, with amino-acid sequence MPKNNNRGKKAPGVNPQGYGQDDTMTNDPKSQLENRAKKSNTKI; translated from the coding sequence ATGCCTAAAAATAATAACCGTGGAAAAAAAGCTCCAGGAGTAAATCCACAAGGCTATGGACAAGACGATACAATGACTAACGATCCTAAAAGCCAGCTAGAAAATAGAGCGAAAAAGAGTAATACAAAAATATAA
- a CDS encoding DinB family protein has protein sequence MFQNVEGFLQMWKYEVMETQKVLDVLTDQSLQQEIAPGHWSLGRVAWHITTAIKVMGSQTGLQFDGPDKDFPVPESATYIADQYRKMGELFADAVNTQWTDSTLSEVHNVFGRDMSNGALLMFIIHHQIHHRGQLTVLMRQAGLTVPGVYGPSKEEWSKMGMEPPKM, from the coding sequence ATGTTTCAAAACGTAGAAGGATTTCTACAAATGTGGAAATATGAAGTTATGGAAACACAGAAAGTTTTAGACGTGTTAACGGATCAATCCTTGCAACAAGAAATTGCTCCTGGCCATTGGTCATTAGGTCGTGTTGCTTGGCACATTACGACAGCAATTAAAGTAATGGGATCTCAAACAGGGTTACAATTTGATGGACCAGATAAAGACTTTCCAGTGCCAGAATCAGCTACATATATTGCGGATCAATATCGAAAAATGGGTGAGTTATTCGCAGATGCTGTCAACACTCAATGGACAGATAGCACATTAAGCGAGGTTCACAATGTTTTCGGTAGAGATATGTCGAATGGAGCATTACTAATGTTTATCATTCATCATCAAATCCATCATCGTGGACAACTTACCGTTCTCATGAGACAGGCTGGCTTAACAGTTCCTGGCGTTTATGGACCATCGAAAGAAGAATGGTCAAAAATGGGTATGGAACCACCTAAAATGTAA
- a CDS encoding YetF domain-containing protein, which translates to MESIFITSLRTFISFSILLLLTRILGKKQLNHVTVFTYITGIALGNIAGDMVVHKDIKITDGIIGLTLWSLLTLIIEYISLKSVKVRTILDGEPSIIIKQGKIHVDAMRSNKLNMDDLMMLMRLKDVFSIKEVEYAILEPNGQLSILKKEEYESVIKKDTHISTKRRPYLPTELVVDGKIIKKNLKELNINEDWLLEELKMKGHPHLSKIFYAELQPDGSIHVD; encoded by the coding sequence ATGGAATCTATCTTCATTACCTCTCTTAGAACATTCATTAGCTTTAGTATTTTGCTTCTATTGACTCGAATTCTTGGAAAAAAACAATTAAATCATGTGACTGTATTTACATATATAACCGGAATTGCTCTTGGAAACATTGCTGGAGATATGGTTGTCCATAAAGACATTAAAATTACTGATGGTATTATTGGTTTAACACTATGGTCATTATTAACATTAATTATCGAATACATTTCATTAAAATCAGTCAAAGTTAGAACCATTCTTGATGGGGAACCTTCGATTATCATTAAGCAAGGAAAAATACATGTAGACGCGATGCGTTCCAATAAATTAAATATGGATGATTTAATGATGCTCATGAGATTAAAGGATGTCTTTAGTATAAAAGAAGTAGAATATGCGATCCTCGAACCTAATGGACAGTTAAGTATACTAAAAAAAGAGGAATATGAATCGGTCATAAAAAAAGACACACATATTTCAACCAAACGGAGACCATATCTTCCAACAGAGTTAGTAGTTGATGGAAAAATAATTAAAAAGAATTTGAAAGAACTTAATATTAATGAAGATTGGTTATTGGAAGAATTGAAAATGAAAGGACACCCCCATCTAAGTAAAATCTTTTATGCAGAATTACAACCTGACGGAAGCATTCATGTTGATTAA
- a CDS encoding GNAT family N-acetyltransferase translates to MLTNLFQGKYVKLTGVQENDTDIMVKWGEDVEYLRNIDTDIAIPKSKQQIEKESSSSSNSFYFQLRTIQDDQLIGFIVIHSIEWNNRAGLLSIGIGDPSFRNKGFGTDALQLMLRYAFCELNLNRVGLDVIEYNKRAIRAYEKVGFQQEGRMREAVKRDGKSYDRVIMGILYSEWALFNQQDEKSGVR, encoded by the coding sequence ATGCTAACCAATTTATTTCAAGGAAAATACGTGAAATTAACAGGAGTACAGGAAAATGATACAGATATAATGGTGAAATGGGGGGAAGATGTAGAGTATCTTCGTAATATTGATACAGATATTGCCATTCCCAAATCGAAACAGCAAATTGAGAAAGAATCAAGCTCAAGTTCAAATTCTTTTTATTTTCAATTGCGAACGATTCAGGACGATCAATTAATCGGCTTTATTGTTATACATAGTATTGAATGGAATAATCGAGCAGGATTATTATCCATTGGAATTGGAGATCCGTCTTTTCGAAATAAAGGCTTTGGAACAGATGCACTGCAATTAATGCTTCGCTATGCATTCTGTGAATTAAACCTCAATCGTGTAGGATTAGATGTGATTGAATATAATAAAAGGGCGATTCGTGCTTATGAAAAGGTTGGATTTCAACAAGAGGGTAGAATGCGCGAAGCGGTCAAGCGTGATGGAAAATCCTATGATCGGGTGATTATGGGAATCCTTTATTCTGAGTGGGCTTTGTTCAATCAACAAGATGAAAAATCAGGTGTCCGGTAG
- a CDS encoding MerR family transcriptional regulator: MQVGEFAKLVNASKDTIRHYEEMKLLKPKWNKNRKDYQEKEVNDFQVIIELKEMGLSLKDIQLLFELKEKVGCGQVELFQGVYKKLIDQLDAVQKEEEILRRRKQALETQAKIIKGYL, from the coding sequence ATGCAAGTAGGAGAATTTGCCAAGCTAGTAAATGCCTCAAAGGATACCATTCGTCATTATGAAGAGATGAAACTGCTTAAACCGAAGTGGAACAAGAATCGGAAGGATTATCAGGAAAAAGAAGTGAATGATTTTCAAGTAATCATCGAGTTAAAAGAAATGGGATTAAGCTTAAAGGATATCCAATTGCTTTTTGAGCTTAAAGAAAAAGTAGGCTGTGGTCAGGTGGAACTCTTTCAAGGAGTATACAAAAAATTAATAGACCAACTTGACGCAGTGCAAAAAGAGGAAGAAATATTACGAAGGAGAAAACAGGCGCTTGAAACGCAGGCAAAAATAATTAAAGGTTATTTATAA
- a CDS encoding DoxX family protein, with the protein MKWLRGPKMAIVWTVLRVWLGIQWLEAGIGKLTHGFDAFGFLQGAIANATGEHPTVQGWYADFLQHFALPNVELFNHLIPYGELLVGLGLIVGFATIPALIAGAFMNLNFMLAGTTSTNPILYTVAILIMAAGAAGYYYGVDRLTIPYIKKWWNTNKLNRHHAPTH; encoded by the coding sequence ATGAAATGGTTACGAGGACCGAAAATGGCAATTGTATGGACAGTTTTAAGAGTTTGGTTAGGTATTCAGTGGTTAGAAGCCGGGATTGGAAAATTGACACATGGATTTGATGCATTTGGATTTTTACAAGGAGCTATTGCTAATGCAACTGGAGAGCATCCTACCGTACAAGGGTGGTATGCAGACTTCCTCCAACATTTTGCACTACCTAATGTAGAATTATTTAATCATCTCATTCCATATGGTGAATTATTAGTTGGCCTTGGATTAATTGTAGGATTTGCAACTATCCCGGCACTTATTGCAGGAGCATTTATGAACTTAAACTTTATGTTAGCTGGTACAACAAGCACAAATCCTATTTTATATACAGTAGCTATTCTCATCATGGCCGCTGGAGCAGCAGGTTATTATTACGGAGTAGATCGATTGACAATTCCTTATATTAAAAAATGGTGGAATACAAATAAATTAAATCGACATCATGCTCCAACTCATTAA